The following coding sequences lie in one Cherax quadricarinatus isolate ZL_2023a chromosome 8, ASM3850222v1, whole genome shotgun sequence genomic window:
- the LOC128685208 gene encoding uncharacterized protein — translation MSAPPTLVTPVGMVARRNMLAPPTLVTTPILVCLLVAAVGAELQGYSLPTSSGPGLISGGSGFSGGSGFVSGGSGFSGSGFSGGSGFTGGSGFVSGGSGFVSGGSGFSGSGFISGGSGFSGSCGGGQIRHVDGSCITPQITKNLYVFTSPPVHRTIGPRPHIPPPRVEHNILFIRTPEGGFGVEPIVVPPPLQKNIVYVLNKRTHQGQQVVHVPAPEQQTPQVYFVNYADGDNPTLPTGEDLQSALSSASHGGGEVIGTGGGIGGGVGIGIGGGSGIGIGGGIGVGAGIGIGGGIGGGFQDDSSFVSGGGSVGVPAPSSVYGTP, via the exons ATGTCAGCTCCGCCCACACTGGTCACACCTGTGGGTATGGTGGCGAGGAGGAATATGTTAGCTCCGCCCACACTGGTCACAACtcct ATCTTGGTCTGTTTGTTAGTGGCTGCTGTAGGCGCCGAGCTTCAGGGCTACAGTCTACCCACCTCTTCCGGCCCAGGTTTGATCTCTGGAGGCTCCGGATTCTCTGGTGGTTCCGGGTTCGTCTCTGGTGGCTCCGGCTTTAGCGGCTCTGGGTTCTCTGGCGGTTCCGGGTTCACTGGCGGCTCTGGATTCGTATCTGGAGGTTCTGGATTCGTATCTGGCGGCTCCGGCTTTAGCGGCTCTGGGTTCATCTCTGGTGGTTCTGGGTTCTCAGGCAGCTGTGGTGGCGGACAGATTCGTCATGTAGACGGCAGCTGTATTACTCCCCAAATCACTAAAAATCTGTATGTATTCACCTCTCCTCCAGTTCATAGAACAATTGGTCCACGACCACATATTCCACCACCAAGAGTGGAACACAACATTTTATTCATCCGTACTCCTGAGGGAGGATTTGGGGTGGAACCAATCGTTGTTCCTCCACCACTGCAGAAGAACATCGTCTACGTGCTCAACAAGCGCACCCATCAAGGTCAACAAGTCGTCCACGTCCCAGCTCCTGAGCAACAAACTCCTCAAGTGTATTTCGTCAACTATGCTGATGGTGACAACCCGACTTTGCCCACTGGAGAGGACCTCCAGTCTGCCCTCAGCTCTGCCTCTCATGGTGGAGGTGAGGTTATCGGTACCGGTGGTGGCATTGGAGGAGGGGTTGGTATCGGGATTGGAGGTGGCTCTGGTATTGGGATTGGTGGTGGCATTGGAGTAGGCGCTGGTATCGGCATTGGTGGTGGCATTGGAGGCGGTTTTCAAGATGACAGTTCCTTTGTGAGCGGGGGAGGCAGTGTAGGAGTTCCCGCGCCGTCTAGTGTGTACGGGACGCCCTAA